The following coding sequences lie in one Rutidosis leptorrhynchoides isolate AG116_Rl617_1_P2 chromosome 4, CSIRO_AGI_Rlap_v1, whole genome shotgun sequence genomic window:
- the LOC139842384 gene encoding protein FAR1-RELATED SEQUENCE 5-like → MEEEYEAMEPENEPIEVEYEISDEEIIDNATGIDTPIVRTTRKKETPGGSLYYAPIVDESLLPIVGKNYETLEECEKMYRLYAFHACFDIRKSTQKTTKSGLVKQKYYLCNRGGVPMQVNFDTLQSSKKPIRKSNMECTGCRARVKFDWVYGTNTFILSDFQEHHNHELLPQEYRHLSKTERQMKYAEQLFVYHSSVSNIGPTKAYEVYSNMKGSEKNVHGTVTDFRNWRRDLNVFINASGSQMLVNKMEERKKYVPGFSFEYKLEKSQLHSIFWADEVAKCNYKEFSDIISFDATYRMNRYNMKFVPFTGIDNHHRCVTVAAGLIRDETAESYTWLLTCFMKTFGKEPNMIVTDQDKSMAIAIKAVFKTAKHRLCMWHIMRKVPSKIQEAIPTIEDELEKDFKNRLNKLVWNISTWIPAYFIDTEMFGLMRTTSRSESEKAFFSNFTRSAANLLTFMDGFESAMLKQRSKQESLDAQTIKKNPKFCLLDKMDNEEETEIYVVKEEKEKTKEGSNEEKQFFHYKVLHNSKEGSMNKNIEEIPEKYIMRRWRRDIISPELRSRRNRYGNENIVVQDSVNEITSVVYDCVELVGSDENMLKVILEKLKLLKKEVEAQVPKPSKKKDDIIGNMIGVSKPRCANDKRLMSGKEKAIKESKKRKFTCGKCGRDDHNQRTCDKKKKKAKEQAETSEI, encoded by the exons gTATAGATACACCAATAGTACGTACAACACGTAAAAAAGAAACACCAGGTGGTTCATTGTATTATGCACCAATCGTTGATGAGAGTTTACTACCAATTGTTGGAAAAAATTATGAAACACTTGAAGAGTGTGAAAAAATGTATAGGTTATACGCGTTTCATGCATGTTTTGACatacgaaagtcaactcaaaagactACAAAATCTGGGTTGGTGAAGCAGAAATATTACTTGTGCAATAGAGGTGGTGTGCCAATGCAAGTGAACTTTGACACATTGCAAAGTAGTAAAAAGCCAATTAGGAAAAGCAACATGGAATGCACCGGATGTAGGGCTAGGGTTAAATTTGATTGGGTGTATGGAACTAATACGTTTATACTGTCCGACTTTCAAGAACACCATAATCATGAGTTGCTACCCCAAGAGTACCGACATTTAAGTAAAACAGAAAGACAGATGAAGTATGCAGAGCAGTTGTTTGTATACCATTCGTCAGTGTCAAATATTGGTCCAACAAAAGCATACGAAGTTTATAGCAATATGAAAGGGTCTGAGAAAAATGTGCATGGGACTGTAACTGATTTCAGAAACTGGAGACGAGATTTGAATGTTTTTATCAATGCAAGTGGTTCTCAAATGCTCGTTAACAAAATGGAAGAACGGAAGAAATATGTTCCTGGTTTTTCATTTGAGTACAAGCTTGAAAAAAGTCAACTACATTCAATTTTCTGGGCCGATGAAGTTGCAAAATGCAACTACAAGGAGTTTAGTGACATAATCTCATTTGATGCAACGTATAGAATGAATAG GTACAACATGAAATTTGTACCATTTACTGGCATAGATAACCACCATAGGTGTGTCACTGTTGCTGCGGGATTGATCAGGGATGAAACAGCCGAGAGTTACACATGGCTTCTTACATGTTTCATGAAGACATTCGGGAAAGAGCCAAACATGATAGTGACAGATCAGGACAAATCAATGGCGATAGCGATAAAAGCAGTTTTTAAGACGGCAAAACATAGACTATGCATGTGGCACATTATGCGAAAGGTGCCATCAAAG ATTCAAGAAGCAATTCCTACTATTGAAGATGAATTAGAAAAAGACTTCAAGAATAGACTTAATAAGCTTGTTTGGAATAT ATCAACTTGGATACCAGCATATTTTATCGACACTGAAATGTTTGGTTTGATGCGAACTACTTCAAGATCTGAGAGTGAGAAAGCTTTTTTTTCAAACTTTACAAGATCTGCAGCAAATCTGTTAACTTTTATGGACGGCTTTGAATCTGCAATGTTAAAACAGAGGTCAAAGCAAGAATCTTTGGATGCACAGACAATCAAGAAAAATCCAAAATT CTGTTTATTGGATAAAATGGACAATGAGGAAGAAACGGAAATCTATGTTGTTAAAGAGGAAAAAGAGAAGACAAAAGAGGGTTCGAATGAAGAAAAACAGTTCTTCCATTACaag gtaCTTCATAACAGCAAAGAAGGATCAATG AACAAGAACATAGAAGAAATCCCTGAAAAATACATAATGAGACGTTGGAGAAGGGACATAATATCACCCGAGTTAAGATCAAGGAGAAATAGATATGGCAATGAAAACATAGTTGTACAAGATTCTGTTAATGAAATTACCTCAGTTGTTTATGATTGTGTGGAACTTGTAGGCAGTGATGAAAATATGTTAAAAGTGATTCTTGAAAAACTTAAATTGTTGAAGAAAGAAGTTGAAGCTCAAGTGCCAAAACCGTCAAAGAAGAAAGATGATATAATTGGAAACATGATTGGAGTTTCAAAGCCTA GATGTGCAAATGATAAGCGTCTAATGAGCGGAAAAGAGAAAGCAATAAAGGAAAGCAAAAAGAGAAAGTTTACTTGTGGTAAATGTGGACGTGACGATCATAATCAGAGGACctgtgacaaaaaaaaaaaaaaagcaaaagaaCAAGCAGAAACTTCAGAAATCTGA